One genomic segment of Arthrobacter sp. zg-Y1110 includes these proteins:
- a CDS encoding NRAMP family divalent metal transporter produces MDEQAAPDDPPAAAGKRDRKPPDPKRAAILGAMFLMATSAIGPGFITQTTVFTVQLGAAFAFAILVSILVDIAVQLNVWRIIGISGLRAQVLGNKVLPGAGLVLAILVFVGGLVFNIGNVAGTGLGLNAMLGLEPRIGAGISAVLAILIFLSKRAGLALDRVVVVLGIVMILLMLYVAIIAGPPVGSALKNTVLPDQVDFLAITTLIGGTVGGYITYAGAHRMVDSGNSGLENVRPITRAALLGVIVTGVMRVLLFLAVLGVVAGGAVLTGGNLAADAFKIAAGEFGIRLFGIVFWAAALTSVIGASYTSVSFITKLTTSTRTRNLLTVAFIAVCAAAYLLAGQPPQTLLVFAGAFNGLILPLGFAVLLWAAWRRSDLLAGYRYPRWLLIAGVLAWLLTLYLGWNSVAGLIDLWA; encoded by the coding sequence ATGGACGAGCAGGCTGCCCCCGACGATCCGCCCGCCGCCGCAGGCAAGCGGGACCGGAAACCCCCTGACCCCAAGCGGGCCGCCATCCTCGGTGCCATGTTCCTGATGGCCACCAGCGCCATCGGACCGGGCTTCATCACCCAAACCACGGTGTTTACGGTCCAGCTGGGTGCCGCGTTTGCGTTCGCCATCCTGGTCTCGATCCTCGTGGACATTGCCGTGCAGCTGAACGTCTGGCGGATCATCGGCATTTCCGGCCTGCGTGCCCAGGTCCTGGGGAACAAGGTCCTGCCCGGTGCCGGGCTGGTGCTGGCCATCCTGGTGTTTGTGGGCGGGCTGGTCTTCAACATCGGCAACGTAGCCGGAACCGGGCTGGGCCTGAACGCCATGCTCGGGCTGGAACCGCGGATCGGCGCCGGGATTTCTGCCGTTCTGGCCATCCTGATCTTCCTGTCCAAACGGGCGGGCCTGGCACTGGACCGGGTAGTGGTGGTCCTTGGGATCGTGATGATCCTGTTGATGCTGTACGTGGCGATCATCGCCGGCCCGCCGGTGGGCAGCGCCCTGAAGAATACCGTGCTGCCGGACCAGGTGGACTTCCTCGCCATCACCACCCTGATCGGCGGCACCGTGGGCGGCTACATCACCTATGCCGGCGCGCACCGGATGGTGGATTCGGGCAACTCCGGGCTGGAGAACGTCCGCCCGATCACCCGCGCCGCGCTGCTGGGAGTCATTGTCACCGGCGTGATGCGGGTGCTGCTGTTCCTGGCCGTGCTGGGGGTGGTGGCGGGCGGGGCGGTGCTGACCGGCGGGAACTTGGCGGCCGATGCCTTCAAGATAGCTGCCGGCGAGTTCGGCATCCGGCTGTTCGGCATTGTCTTCTGGGCGGCGGCACTGACCTCGGTGATCGGTGCGTCCTACACATCGGTGTCCTTTATTACCAAGCTCACCACCAGTACTCGTACCCGGAACCTGCTCACGGTGGCCTTCATTGCCGTGTGTGCAGCCGCCTACCTGCTCGCCGGGCAGCCGCCGCAGACCCTGCTCGTTTTTGCCGGAGCCTTCAACGGGCTGATCCTCCCGCTGGGCTTCGCCGTCCTGCTGTGGGCAGCCTGGCGCCGCAGCGACCTGCTCGCCGGGTACCGGTATCCGCGCTGGCTGCTGATCGCCGGGGTGCTGGCCTGGCTGCTGACCCTCTACCTCGGCTGGAACTCGGTCGCCGGGCTGATCGACCTCTGGGCGTAG
- a CDS encoding NRAMP family divalent metal transporter, with product MDSTSTKVKVRPNAKRTALLGAMFLMATSAIGPGFITQTTVFTVQLGAAFAFAILVSILVDIAVQLNVWRIIGVSGLRAQVLGNKVLPGAGWVLAGLVFLGGLVFNIGNIAGTGLGMNAMLGLDTKIGGAISAAVAIFIFLSKKAGLALDRIVVALGAVMILLMLYVAISAAPPVGEALKNTVLPEQVDFLTITTLIGGTVGGYITYAGAHRLLDSGTTGPSYVKDITKVSMLGIIVTGVMRALLFLAILGVVAGGVTLAGDNLAADAFRHAAGEIGLRMFGIVFWAAALTSVIGAAYTSVSFVTTPATKDRTRSWITVGFIAFCTVVYLFLGQAPQTLLVFAGAFNGLILPLGFGILLWAAWRRRDLLQGYEYPKWLLIIGVLAWALTLFLGWNSLSGLAALWQ from the coding sequence ATGGACAGCACGTCTACCAAGGTAAAGGTCCGGCCCAACGCCAAGCGCACGGCCTTACTCGGTGCCATGTTCCTGATGGCCACCAGTGCCATCGGCCCCGGCTTTATCACCCAGACCACGGTGTTTACGGTCCAGCTGGGTGCCGCGTTTGCGTTCGCCATCCTGGTCTCGATCCTGGTGGACATCGCGGTCCAGCTGAACGTCTGGCGGATCATCGGTGTCTCCGGCCTGCGCGCCCAGGTTTTGGGCAACAAAGTCCTCCCGGGGGCCGGCTGGGTCCTCGCGGGACTGGTCTTCCTGGGCGGGTTGGTCTTCAACATCGGCAACATTGCCGGCACCGGCCTGGGGATGAATGCCATGCTGGGCCTGGACACCAAGATCGGCGGCGCCATCTCCGCCGCCGTCGCCATCTTCATCTTCCTGTCCAAAAAGGCAGGCCTCGCCCTGGACCGGATTGTGGTGGCACTGGGCGCAGTGATGATCCTGCTGATGCTCTACGTAGCCATCAGCGCCGCGCCGCCGGTAGGGGAGGCGCTGAAGAACACTGTCCTGCCCGAGCAGGTGGACTTCCTGACCATCACCACGCTGATCGGCGGCACGGTGGGTGGCTACATCACCTACGCCGGCGCGCACCGCCTGCTGGATTCGGGCACCACCGGTCCCTCATACGTCAAGGACATCACCAAGGTCTCGATGCTGGGGATCATTGTCACCGGCGTCATGCGTGCCCTGCTGTTCCTGGCCATTCTGGGCGTCGTGGCCGGCGGGGTTACCCTGGCCGGCGACAACCTGGCCGCCGACGCGTTCCGGCACGCCGCCGGCGAGATCGGGCTGCGGATGTTCGGCATCGTGTTCTGGGCTGCGGCACTGACCTCGGTGATCGGCGCGGCCTACACCTCGGTGTCCTTTGTTACGACGCCGGCCACCAAGGACCGCACGCGCAGCTGGATCACCGTCGGGTTCATTGCCTTCTGCACCGTGGTGTATCTGTTCCTGGGCCAGGCACCGCAGACCCTGCTGGTCTTCGCCGGTGCGTTCAACGGGTTGATTCTTCCGCTGGGCTTCGGCATCCTGCTCTGGGCGGCCTGGCGGCGCCGGGACCTGCTGCAGGGCTACGAATACCCCAAATGGCTGCTCATCATCGGTGTGCTGGCGTGGGCGCTGACGCTGTTCCTGGGCTGGAACTCGCTCTCCGGCCTCGCCGCACTCTGGCAGTAG
- a CDS encoding putative hydro-lyase — MENLTDAAVLNPAGLTPAAARAMFRDGLVTPTAGWSAGYAQANLIIVPKAQAFDVLLFAQRNPKSCPILGVLDAGETAGPLLAGGDIRTDLPRYTVYENGVKVAEPTDITGYWREDLVTFIVGCSFTFEAALQEGGIRIAHIDQGTNVPMYRTSVRCEPAGSMAGPLVVSMRPVPASQVADAVRITSRYPAVHGAPVHVGNPAEIGITDLGRPDFGEPVQIADGYVPVFWACGVTPQAAVMESKPALAIGHAPGHMLITDARDSSYLVP; from the coding sequence ATGGAAAACCTCACCGACGCGGCGGTATTGAACCCGGCCGGCCTAACACCGGCCGCAGCCCGGGCGATGTTCCGGGACGGACTGGTCACGCCCACAGCGGGCTGGTCCGCCGGCTACGCGCAGGCCAACCTGATCATCGTGCCCAAGGCGCAGGCCTTCGACGTCCTGTTGTTCGCCCAGCGCAACCCGAAGTCCTGTCCCATCCTGGGAGTGCTCGACGCAGGGGAAACCGCCGGGCCGCTGCTGGCCGGCGGTGACATCCGCACCGATCTGCCCCGCTACACCGTGTACGAAAACGGTGTGAAGGTCGCCGAGCCCACAGACATCACCGGATACTGGCGCGAGGACCTGGTCACCTTCATTGTCGGCTGCAGCTTCACCTTCGAGGCGGCCCTGCAGGAGGGCGGCATCCGGATCGCCCACATCGACCAGGGCACCAACGTGCCGATGTACCGCACCTCGGTCCGCTGCGAACCGGCCGGATCCATGGCCGGACCGCTGGTGGTCTCGATGCGGCCGGTGCCCGCCTCGCAGGTGGCCGACGCCGTGCGGATCACCTCCCGCTACCCGGCGGTGCACGGCGCTCCCGTGCACGTGGGCAATCCGGCGGAGATCGGCATTACCGATCTGGGCCGGCCCGACTTCGGCGAGCCGGTGCAGATTGCCGACGGGTACGTGCCCGTGTTCTGGGCCTGCGGCGTGACCCCGCAGGCGGCGGTCATGGAGTCGAAGCCGGCGCTGGCCATCGGGCACGCACCGGGGCACATGCTCATCACCGATGCGCGGGACAGTTCCTACCTGGTCCCGTAG
- a CDS encoding GntR family transcriptional regulator, which yields MPVNLGDATIERADHANTTVWVADVLRASIAAGELLPGTKLSEQQLAASLQVSRNTLREAFTMLSIEGAVTRYPNRGVFVAAPGADAVREIYRVRKMLEPSAVLWGPELDLDRLDAVIAQARDAKARGAVAEMAAANQAFHQGLVAMSGSAHLQQVMGRVLAEMRLVFHAMSSQPDFHSTYVEQNARLVDLLRAGKRAKAAKVLQAYLDSAEAELLAHVHP from the coding sequence ATGCCTGTGAACCTGGGGGACGCCACCATCGAGCGCGCCGACCACGCGAACACCACGGTGTGGGTGGCCGATGTGCTGCGCGCCAGCATCGCCGCAGGCGAACTCCTGCCCGGCACCAAACTCTCGGAACAGCAGCTGGCCGCGTCCCTGCAGGTCTCCCGCAATACCCTGCGCGAGGCGTTCACCATGCTCAGCATTGAAGGCGCCGTCACCCGCTATCCCAACCGCGGGGTGTTCGTGGCCGCTCCCGGGGCCGACGCCGTGCGGGAGATCTACCGGGTGCGGAAGATGCTGGAACCCTCGGCCGTGCTCTGGGGCCCGGAACTGGACCTGGACCGGCTGGACGCGGTGATCGCCCAGGCCCGGGATGCGAAGGCCCGCGGGGCGGTGGCGGAAATGGCCGCCGCGAACCAGGCCTTCCACCAAGGGCTGGTCGCAATGTCCGGCAGCGCGCATCTGCAGCAGGTGATGGGCCGGGTGCTGGCCGAAATGCGCCTAGTGTTCCACGCCATGAGCAGCCAGCCGGACTTCCACTCCACCTATGTGGAGCAGAACGCCCGGCTGGTGGACCTGCTGCGCGCAGGTAAACGCGCCAAGGCCGCAAAGGTGCTGCAGGCCTACCTGGATTCCGCCGAGGCCGAGCTGCTGGCGCACGTGCATCCGTAG
- a CDS encoding biotin carboxylase N-terminal domain-containing protein, with protein sequence MKKVLIANRGEIAVRVARACADAGIGSAAVYSDPDADALHVRLADEAYPLHGSAGADTYLNIPKLIDAARRAGADAVHPGYGFLSENAEFAQAVLDAGLTWIGPSPQAIRDLGNKVTARDIAVRAGAPLVPGTEGPAQSAEQVRAFAEEHGLPVAIKAAFGGGGRGMKIARRLEDVEDAFESAVREAVSAFGRGECFAERFLDKPRHVEAQVLADTHGNVVVVGTRDCSLQRRNQKLVEEAPAPFLTDEQRATIHESAKAICREAGYTGAGTVEYLVSPDGLISFLEVNTRLQVEHPITEETTGVDLVREQFRIADGLPLSFTEDPVPHGHAFEFRLNAEDPARGFLPGPGPVETFEPPTGPGIRMDSGVRSGSVVPAEYDSLMAKLIVWGEDRPQALRRARAALDELVIRGVPTVVPFHRAVVRSEAFNRPDQLGVHTTWIESEFAEPLAASPEIAASLPGAERETVTIDVDGKAVALGVPAALLNALRAGGGGAAAAPAEAGAADESVLASPMAGNLVKWLADDGAQLAEGDPVAVLEAMKMETTVRAHRAGTFARAGLEPGTAVGRRDSLGTIGA encoded by the coding sequence ATGAAGAAGGTCCTGATCGCCAACCGCGGCGAAATTGCCGTGCGCGTGGCCCGCGCCTGCGCCGACGCCGGGATCGGCTCCGCCGCCGTGTACTCGGACCCGGATGCCGATGCCCTGCACGTGCGCCTCGCGGACGAGGCCTATCCCCTGCACGGCTCCGCCGGCGCGGACACGTACCTGAACATCCCCAAACTGATCGACGCTGCCCGCCGCGCCGGCGCCGACGCGGTACACCCCGGTTACGGATTCCTCTCCGAAAACGCCGAGTTTGCCCAGGCCGTGCTCGACGCCGGACTGACCTGGATCGGGCCTTCCCCGCAGGCCATCCGCGACCTGGGCAACAAGGTCACCGCCCGCGACATCGCCGTCCGCGCCGGAGCCCCGCTGGTGCCCGGCACCGAGGGACCGGCCCAAAGCGCCGAACAGGTCCGCGCCTTCGCCGAGGAGCACGGCCTGCCCGTGGCCATCAAGGCGGCCTTCGGCGGCGGCGGCCGCGGCATGAAGATCGCCCGCCGGCTCGAAGACGTCGAGGATGCCTTCGAATCAGCCGTCCGCGAAGCGGTGTCCGCCTTCGGCCGCGGCGAGTGCTTCGCCGAACGGTTCCTGGATAAGCCCCGCCATGTGGAGGCCCAGGTGCTGGCCGACACGCACGGCAACGTCGTCGTCGTCGGTACCCGGGACTGCTCGCTGCAGCGCCGGAACCAGAAACTCGTGGAGGAAGCCCCCGCCCCGTTCCTCACCGATGAGCAGCGGGCCACCATCCACGAATCCGCCAAGGCCATCTGCCGCGAAGCCGGCTACACCGGTGCCGGGACCGTGGAATACCTGGTCTCCCCCGACGGGCTGATCAGCTTCCTGGAAGTGAACACCCGGCTGCAGGTGGAGCATCCGATCACCGAGGAAACCACCGGCGTGGACCTGGTCCGCGAGCAGTTCCGCATTGCCGACGGTCTGCCGCTGTCCTTCACGGAGGATCCTGTGCCGCACGGTCACGCGTTCGAATTCCGGCTTAACGCCGAAGACCCGGCCCGCGGATTCCTGCCCGGCCCCGGCCCCGTGGAGACTTTCGAGCCGCCCACCGGCCCGGGCATCCGGATGGACTCCGGCGTACGCTCCGGGTCCGTGGTGCCCGCCGAGTATGACTCGCTGATGGCCAAACTGATTGTCTGGGGCGAGGACCGGCCGCAGGCCCTGCGCCGGGCACGGGCCGCCCTGGACGAACTGGTGATCCGCGGCGTGCCTACGGTGGTGCCCTTCCACCGGGCCGTGGTGCGCTCGGAGGCGTTCAACCGCCCCGACCAGCTGGGCGTGCACACCACCTGGATCGAGTCCGAGTTCGCCGAGCCGCTGGCCGCCTCGCCGGAAATCGCCGCGTCCCTGCCGGGCGCCGAGCGGGAAACGGTGACCATCGACGTCGACGGCAAGGCCGTGGCCCTGGGTGTGCCGGCCGCGCTGCTCAACGCGCTGCGGGCCGGCGGCGGCGGTGCCGCGGCCGCTCCGGCCGAGGCCGGCGCCGCGGACGAGAGCGTGCTCGCCTCGCCGATGGCCGGGAACCTGGTGAAGTGGCTGGCCGACGACGGCGCGCAGCTGGCCGAGGGCGATCCGGTGGCCGTGCTGGAGGCGATGAAGATGGAAACCACCGTCCGCGCCCACCGGGCCGGCACCTTCGCCCGTGCCGGGCTGGAACCGGGCACCGCCGTCGGCCGCCGGGATTCGTTGGGGACCATCGGCGCCTAA
- a CDS encoding carboxyltransferase domain-containing protein gives MSTTPKAHTGGPRIGAIRPAGTRALLVELGSLADVVALHAQLQARPLPGQIDALAAAGTVLVRFAGRSETVAAVGLLEHLDFSHAELPDARTVTIDTVYDGEDLAEVARLTGLSEEAVINAHTGTAWTGGFGGFAPGFTYLVGGDPALNVPRRSTPRKAVPAGSVALAGDYSAIYPRTSPGGWQLIGRTNAKLWDLSRPNPALIRPGDSVIFNPVRELITTSLSQAKADNGTRDSVSPASLNATGLASPVSPASPSEERRGSEGSGSPLRACEEEGGSEALRGDGTFQPTQGEGRSQDDHGYLEVRNPGLQSLIQDLGRPGYADLGVSAAGAADTRSARQANRLVGNPADAAVIENLFGGLELTAHGDTVLALSGAETPAAVVSPGGTRDRPAPLNTPFALLDGETLSLGTPYRGVRIYLAVRGGLAVDPVLGSHSTDTMSGIGPAPLDAGTRLPVGDVPGVAPVGTAEPSPLPEGTAPGTLGDGRTPTLLRITAGPRQDWFGPDAATALTAHIWLATNESNRIGVRLATDPADPDAAPLERVRDGELPSEGVVAGSLQVPPSGLPVLFLADHPVTGGYPVIAVVVPQDLPVAAQLPPGHPVRFVFSNPDTLAPLSAEETAGLFTEGTP, from the coding sequence GTGAGCACCACCCCCAAGGCGCACACCGGCGGACCGCGGATCGGCGCCATCCGCCCCGCCGGCACCAGGGCCCTGCTGGTCGAGCTCGGCTCGCTGGCCGACGTCGTCGCCCTCCATGCCCAGTTGCAGGCCCGGCCCCTGCCCGGCCAGATTGATGCGCTGGCCGCCGCCGGAACCGTGCTGGTCCGGTTCGCCGGACGCAGCGAGACAGTGGCCGCCGTCGGGCTCCTGGAGCACCTGGACTTCAGCCACGCCGAACTGCCCGACGCCCGCACGGTCACCATCGACACGGTGTACGACGGCGAGGACCTCGCCGAGGTGGCCCGGCTCACCGGTCTCTCCGAAGAGGCGGTCATCAACGCCCATACCGGCACGGCGTGGACCGGCGGGTTCGGCGGTTTCGCCCCGGGCTTCACCTACCTCGTCGGCGGGGATCCGGCGCTGAACGTTCCGCGCCGCAGCACCCCCCGCAAGGCGGTTCCGGCCGGCTCGGTGGCCCTCGCCGGCGACTATTCAGCTATTTACCCCCGCACCTCCCCCGGCGGCTGGCAATTAATCGGCCGTACCAACGCCAAACTATGGGACCTTTCCCGCCCCAACCCTGCTCTCATCCGTCCTGGCGATTCAGTCATTTTCAACCCCGTCCGTGAATTGATTACCACCTCTCTATCGCAGGCGAAGGCGGACAATGGAACCCGCGATTCCGTGAGCCCCGCATCGCTGAACGCGACAGGGCTGGCAAGTCCCGTGAGTCCCGCATCGCCGAGTGAGGAACGACGAGGCAGCGAAGGATCAGGGTCCCCTCTCCGAGCTTGCGAGGAGGAGGGTGGATCCGAAGCGCTAAGGGGCGATGGGACTTTCCAGCCCACCCAAGGCGAGGGCAGGTCCCAGGATGACCACGGCTATCTCGAGGTTCGCAATCCAGGCCTCCAGTCCCTGATCCAGGACTTGGGCCGCCCCGGTTATGCGGACCTCGGCGTCTCCGCCGCCGGCGCCGCCGATACCCGCTCGGCCCGCCAGGCCAACCGGCTGGTCGGCAACCCGGCGGACGCTGCCGTGATCGAGAACCTGTTCGGCGGACTGGAGCTGACGGCACACGGCGACACCGTCCTGGCACTGTCCGGAGCGGAGACACCGGCCGCCGTCGTATCCCCAGGCGGCACACGGGACCGGCCCGCACCGCTGAACACGCCCTTTGCCTTGCTGGACGGGGAAACCCTGAGCCTGGGCACACCGTACCGCGGCGTCCGTATCTACCTTGCCGTACGCGGCGGGCTGGCCGTGGACCCGGTGCTGGGCAGCCACAGCACCGACACGATGAGCGGCATCGGCCCGGCACCGCTCGACGCCGGCACTCGCCTGCCCGTCGGCGACGTTCCCGGCGTCGCACCGGTCGGCACCGCCGAACCGTCTCCCCTGCCCGAAGGCACCGCCCCGGGCACCCTGGGCGACGGCCGCACACCCACTCTGCTCCGGATCACCGCTGGTCCGCGGCAGGACTGGTTCGGCCCCGACGCCGCCACCGCCCTGACCGCACACATCTGGCTGGCCACCAATGAGTCCAACCGGATCGGCGTGCGGCTCGCCACCGACCCGGCTGACCCCGACGCCGCCCCGCTGGAACGCGTCCGGGACGGGGAACTGCCCAGCGAAGGCGTAGTGGCCGGCTCGCTGCAGGTGCCGCCTTCGGGCCTGCCCGTATTGTTCCTGGCCGACCATCCGGTCACCGGCGGCTACCCGGTGATCGCCGTCGTCGTACCCCAGGACCTGCCTGTTGCCGCCCAGCTGCCGCCCGGACACCCGGTCCGCTTTGTTTTCTCGAACCCCGACACCCTGGCCCCGCTCTCCGCGGAGGAAACCGCCGGGCTGTTTACGGAAGGAACCCCATGA
- a CDS encoding LamB/YcsF family protein: protein MTVIDLNSDVGESFGNWKMGDDAAVFESVSSANVACGFHAGDPSTIARTCRDAVAAGVTIGAHPAYRDLAGFGRRFLDCSYTELFDDVLYQLGALQAMARAAGSEIRYVKPHGALYNTIVRHEVHAKAVIDAVRTFDKDLPVLLLPGAVALDIAAEAGLRGVTEAFADRNYNPDGTLVSRREANAVIHDAGQVTVNMVRLATQGTITAVDGTDIPMSAESICVHGDTPGAVAMAKAVRAGLENAGVTIQSFV, encoded by the coding sequence ATGACCGTCATTGACCTGAACAGCGACGTTGGCGAGTCCTTCGGCAACTGGAAGATGGGCGATGACGCCGCCGTCTTCGAATCCGTATCCAGCGCCAATGTGGCCTGCGGTTTCCACGCCGGTGACCCCTCCACCATCGCCCGGACCTGCCGCGACGCCGTCGCCGCCGGTGTCACCATCGGCGCGCACCCTGCCTACCGGGACCTGGCCGGTTTCGGCCGGCGCTTCCTGGACTGCTCCTACACCGAACTGTTCGACGACGTGCTCTACCAGCTGGGCGCCCTGCAGGCGATGGCGCGGGCAGCCGGCTCAGAAATCCGCTACGTCAAACCCCACGGCGCGCTGTACAACACCATCGTGAGGCACGAAGTCCACGCCAAGGCCGTGATCGACGCGGTCCGCACCTTCGACAAGGACCTGCCTGTCCTGCTGCTGCCCGGCGCCGTGGCCCTGGACATCGCCGCCGAGGCTGGCCTGCGCGGCGTCACCGAAGCCTTCGCCGACCGCAACTACAACCCCGACGGCACCCTGGTGTCCCGCCGCGAGGCCAACGCCGTGATCCACGACGCCGGGCAGGTCACCGTCAACATGGTCCGCCTGGCCACCCAGGGCACCATCACCGCCGTCGACGGCACCGACATCCCCATGTCCGCCGAATCCATCTGCGTGCACGGCGACACCCCCGGGGCCGTGGCCATGGCGAAGGCCGTCCGCGCCGGGTTGGAAAACGCCGGCGTGACCATCCAGAGCTTCGTGTGA
- a CDS encoding DUF6507 family protein produces the protein MEIDIQVDQVRSLLADASREFDELEAARNTLESQIEALVEALGKCAEVSAAVTRAGTEILWRDQSAIMVRCNNAVMGVGQAVTEYQRGDEEMAMNVMNAQRAASSPPIKSLQDSNGYYLRAEE, from the coding sequence ATGGAAATAGACATTCAGGTGGACCAGGTTCGAAGCCTCTTGGCGGACGCTTCCCGTGAGTTCGACGAATTAGAAGCGGCCAGAAATACGTTGGAGTCCCAGATCGAGGCTCTGGTTGAAGCCCTGGGGAAGTGCGCGGAAGTATCGGCGGCAGTCACCCGTGCGGGCACGGAAATCCTTTGGCGCGACCAGTCGGCAATTATGGTGCGATGCAACAACGCTGTTATGGGCGTGGGGCAGGCCGTGACCGAATACCAGAGGGGCGATGAGGAGATGGCCATGAATGTCATGAACGCCCAGCGCGCGGCATCCTCACCGCCCATAAAATCACTCCAGGATTCGAACGGTTATTACTTGAGGGCCGAAGAATGA
- a CDS encoding alpha/beta hydrolase, protein MTYLRHAFFVDTLELRLLPDGGPIQQKAKEILAGAEVFQEVVSSAGNRWQALGLVYQAPEQELALRAMDEPSKQAGTHLESVRVFQEALDTFGRELEEIDYETRALDEAANAAYGVWLERLDELNAQDASTYEMEAAREELNAPLQTRLAEITQRYEQARQACVRSLGAIARSSPDVISSYPSFVMDLAATERDDAIAALDKALAPDASPEDIKAFYNLLLLAGPDLMKELGKRPGAAQFVAGMSPHEEMKFWGKLSPEQQGALLVALPGLVGSLEGAPYKTRDTANRQLLGILQQELIEDLRNSGRVGTDYEALAVRQGALESLALALSKKDRYLISLDPRTDAPLAQVAVGNPDTARNVTYVVPGMYSSSVDALGLVTQADDLRKRQSLEGIYGNDTAVIAYMGYESPTLGQVTSEDLAEKGAPAFADSLDGLYLTRSAAGTVVEVNVIAHSYGTTMTAIALGQTDYGVASAVLLASAGLPEGVAVADFNVGLGSDGERKVFVTTAEADSLAPWGSDMSWRTDPADEADPWGGRVFSSDEVTVNNISYEAVEDHHLHLYLEGGTFSMKITALVTSGGSEEAVELIKAAQ, encoded by the coding sequence ATGACGTACCTCCGGCATGCATTCTTTGTTGACACCCTTGAGTTGCGGTTGCTGCCGGATGGCGGACCGATCCAGCAAAAAGCCAAGGAAATCCTGGCCGGTGCCGAGGTGTTCCAGGAAGTCGTGTCCTCGGCCGGCAATAGATGGCAGGCACTGGGCCTGGTTTATCAAGCCCCGGAACAGGAGCTTGCCCTCCGGGCCATGGACGAACCGTCCAAGCAGGCTGGGACCCATCTTGAAAGCGTGCGCGTATTTCAGGAAGCCTTGGACACCTTCGGCCGGGAACTGGAAGAGATCGACTATGAGACCCGAGCCTTGGACGAGGCTGCCAATGCGGCGTATGGGGTATGGCTGGAGCGATTGGACGAGTTGAATGCGCAGGACGCGTCCACTTACGAGATGGAGGCTGCCCGCGAAGAATTGAATGCTCCCCTGCAAACCCGTCTTGCCGAGATCACCCAACGATATGAGCAGGCGAGGCAAGCCTGCGTCCGTTCGCTGGGCGCGATTGCACGATCCAGCCCCGACGTCATTTCCTCCTATCCATCGTTCGTCATGGATCTGGCTGCTACTGAGCGTGATGATGCCATTGCAGCCTTAGACAAGGCATTGGCTCCCGACGCCAGCCCCGAGGACATCAAAGCCTTTTACAATCTCCTGCTCTTGGCCGGCCCTGATCTGATGAAAGAACTCGGCAAGAGGCCGGGGGCAGCACAATTTGTGGCCGGCATGAGTCCCCATGAGGAAATGAAGTTCTGGGGCAAGCTGAGCCCGGAGCAGCAGGGGGCTCTTCTGGTTGCGCTTCCCGGTCTGGTGGGAAGCCTGGAAGGCGCGCCCTATAAGACGCGCGATACGGCAAACCGGCAGTTACTTGGGATTCTTCAGCAAGAACTAATCGAGGACCTCCGGAACTCCGGGAGGGTCGGAACGGATTACGAAGCCCTGGCAGTAAGGCAGGGGGCGCTGGAAAGCCTGGCCCTGGCCCTGAGCAAGAAGGACCGGTACTTGATCTCGCTTGATCCGCGTACCGATGCCCCTCTGGCACAAGTCGCAGTGGGGAATCCTGACACAGCCAGGAACGTCACCTACGTGGTACCGGGGATGTACAGCTCCTCCGTGGACGCCCTCGGCCTGGTCACCCAAGCAGACGACCTCCGCAAGCGCCAAAGCCTAGAGGGTATCTATGGGAATGACACAGCCGTGATCGCCTATATGGGGTACGAATCACCGACTCTCGGACAAGTTACCAGCGAAGACCTCGCAGAAAAGGGTGCCCCGGCGTTTGCTGACTCACTCGATGGCTTGTACCTAACCAGGAGCGCTGCAGGCACCGTCGTTGAGGTTAACGTCATTGCGCACTCCTACGGGACCACGATGACAGCTATCGCCTTGGGGCAGACGGACTATGGTGTGGCAAGCGCGGTGCTGCTTGCGTCCGCAGGTCTGCCGGAAGGTGTCGCGGTCGCAGATTTTAACGTGGGCCTCGGCTCTGATGGGGAAAGAAAAGTGTTCGTTACGACCGCAGAGGCGGATTCGCTTGCCCCCTGGGGATCCGACATGAGCTGGCGAACCGATCCTGCTGACGAAGCTGACCCCTGGGGCGGGAGGGTGTTCAGCTCCGATGAGGTTACCGTGAATAACATTTCCTACGAAGCGGTGGAGGATCACCATTTACATTTGTACTTGGAGGGCGGCACCTTCAGCATGAAAATCACCGCCCTGGTCACGAGCGGGGGAAGTGAAGAGGCTGTTGAACTAATAAAAGCGGCTCAGTAA